The Vigna unguiculata cultivar IT97K-499-35 chromosome 6, ASM411807v1, whole genome shotgun sequence genome contains a region encoding:
- the LOC114187133 gene encoding probable folate-biopterin transporter 4 isoform X2 has protein sequence MGRKRSPYLVIATVLSLVPWLVLGLNSSLRDSTWHLMVLLTAQNLGSAMADVVVDAMIAEAVRFDRASFAGDLQSISWFSMALGGICGSLLGGYALSNLRIDVIFLLFCVLPCIQLLSCCFVDENSLNSKVSQEDSIVTDSHMNTLDEDIPLTKKSHSNTRRRKKGKKNPKGRSVNSRNSRTSKKEDSLVSKWFHSLKEAIYDLCRAFRQPMIWRPMSWFFLAHITIPDLSTVIFYFETEVLKLEASFLGTAKVVGWMGLMLGTFVYNRFLKYMTLRKILMCAHIALAFLSLLQIVVVSRKNIAFGISDKIMVLFGSALADGVNQFKFMPFLILSGQLCPPGIEGTLFALFMSINNLGSTLGSFLGAGLASVLNIDSGSFDNLLLGIIIRSLCNFIPVAFLFLIPKEATGSST, from the exons ATGG gaagaaaacGGAGTCCCTACTTAGTGATTGCTACTGTGCTTTCCCTAGTGCCATGGTTGGTTTTAGGCTTAAATTCAAGCTTGAGGGATTCAACATGGCACCTGATGGTATTGTTGACTGCACAAAACTTGGGCTCAGCCATGGCGgatgttgttgttgatgcaATGATAGCCGAGGCAGTAAGATTTGACCG GGCCTCCTTTGCAGGAGATCTCCAGTCAATATCATGGTTTTCTATGGCTTTGGGAGGAATATGTGGGAGTTTGTTAGGAGGATATGCATTATCCAATTTGCGGATAgatgttatttttcttctattttgtgTGCTACCATGCATACAGTTATTATCATGCTGTTTTGTGGATGAGAACTCACTAAACAGCAAAGTTTCACAAGAGGATTCAATTGTAACAGATTCACATATGAATACTCTAGATGAAGATATTCCTTTAACGAAAAAGTCCCACAGCAAcacaagaagaagaaagaagggcAAAAAGAACCCAAAGGGGAGATCAGTAAATAGCAGAAATTCAAGGACTTCGAAAAAAGAGGACTCCTTGGTATCAAAGTGGTTCCATTCTTTGAAAGAAGCTATTTATGATTTGTGTCGTGCATTTAGACAGCCAATGATTTGGAG ACCTATGTCTTGGTTTTTCCTTGCTCACATTACCATTCCGGATCTTTCAACTGTCATCTTCTACTTTGAAACGGAGGTTTTAAAGTTAGAAGCATCTTTCCTTGGGACTGCAAAGGTTGTTGGTTGGATGGGACTTATGCTGGGAACCTTCGTCTATAATCGTTTCCTAAAGTATATGACCCTTCGAAAAATCCTCAT GTGTGCCCATATTGCGTTGGCCTTCTTGAGTCTTCTGCAGATTGTGGTGGTTTCTAGGAAAAATATTGCCTTTGGCATCTCAGACAAGATTATGGTGCTTTTTGGCTCAGCTCTTGCGGATGGTGTCAATCAATTCAA GTTTATGCCTTTCCTGATCTTATCTGGACAACTATGTCCTCCAGGAATTGAAGGGACTTTATTTGCCCTTTTCATGTCAATAAACAACTTGGGAAGCACACTAGGGTCTTTTTTGGGTGCTGGTTTGGCTTCTGTGTTGAACATTGATTCAGGATCATTTGACAATCTTCTCTTGGGCATCATAATTCGTTCCTTGTGCAATTTCATCCCAGTTGCTTTTCTGTTTCTTATACCAAAAGAAGCTACTGGTTCATCAACATAG
- the LOC114187025 gene encoding vacuolar protein sorting-associated protein 22 homolog 1 isoform X2: MRRRPGIGGLQTHAAARDQFRLLGENVAKIRTDLMKEQLATFRSQLEDFARKHKNDIRKNPAFRSQFHEMCAKVGVDPLASNKGFWAELLGIGDFYYELGVQIVDICLATRVHNGGLINLQELCHLLRQRRKSDRGVVSEDDCLRAISKLKVLGSGFEVITVGKKKLVRSVPTELNKDHNEILELAQAQGFVTVDEVERRLSWSSGRAIDALDTLLDEGLAMIDDGHRDGRRRYWFPCVSPISSSTAVDS; encoded by the exons ATGAGAAGAAGACCAGGAATTGGAGGGTTGCAGACGCATGCTGCTGCAAGGGACCAATTCCGTTTGTTGGGTGAAAATGTCGCGAAGATCCGAACGGATTTGATGAAAGAGCAGCTTGCCACCTTTCGCTCTCAGCTCGAAGATTTCGCTCGCAAACACAAg aatgaCATACGCAAGAACCCTGCATTCAGATCACAGTTTCATGAGATGTGTGCTAAAGTTGGAGTGGATCCCTTGGCCTCAAACAAGGGTTTCTGGGCAGAGCTGTTAGGAATTGGTGACTTCTATTATGAACTGG GAGTTCAAATAGTGGATATTTGCTTGGCTACTAGAGTGCATAATGGAGGATTGATCAACCTGCAGGAACTCTGCCATCTCCTTCGCCAGAGACGAAAAAGTGATCGAGGAGTTGTTTCAGAGGATGATTGCCTGCGAGCTATTAGTAAGCTGAAG GTGTTGGGTAGTGGGTTTGAAGTAATTACTGTTGGAAAGAAAAAACTTGTTCGTTCAGTTCCAACTGAGTTGAACAAAGACCACAACGAAATTCTAGAACTTGCCCAG GCTCAAGGATTTGTGACAGTCGATGAAGTAGAGAGACGATTATCTTGGAGTTCTGGCCGAGCCATTGATGCCCTCGATACATTACTTGAT GAAGGACTTGCTATGATTGATGATGGCCATAGAGATGGTAGACGGAGGTACTGGTTTCCTTGTGTGTCTCCTATCTCATCTTCAACAGCAGTTGATTCCTAA
- the LOC114187025 gene encoding vacuolar protein sorting-associated protein 22 homolog 1 isoform X1, translated as MRRRPGIGGLQTHAAARDQFRLLGENVAKIRTDLMKEQLATFRSQLEDFARKHKNDIRKNPAFRSQFHEMCAKVGVDPLASNKGFWAELLGIGDFYYELGVQIVDICLATRVHNGGLINLQELCHLLRQRRKSDRGVVSEDDCLRAISKLKVLGSGFEVITVGKKKLVRSVPTELNKDHNEILELAQAQGFVTVDEVERRLSWSSGRAIDALDTLLDLMQEGLAMIDDGHRDGRRRYWFPCVSPISSSTAVDS; from the exons ATGAGAAGAAGACCAGGAATTGGAGGGTTGCAGACGCATGCTGCTGCAAGGGACCAATTCCGTTTGTTGGGTGAAAATGTCGCGAAGATCCGAACGGATTTGATGAAAGAGCAGCTTGCCACCTTTCGCTCTCAGCTCGAAGATTTCGCTCGCAAACACAAg aatgaCATACGCAAGAACCCTGCATTCAGATCACAGTTTCATGAGATGTGTGCTAAAGTTGGAGTGGATCCCTTGGCCTCAAACAAGGGTTTCTGGGCAGAGCTGTTAGGAATTGGTGACTTCTATTATGAACTGG GAGTTCAAATAGTGGATATTTGCTTGGCTACTAGAGTGCATAATGGAGGATTGATCAACCTGCAGGAACTCTGCCATCTCCTTCGCCAGAGACGAAAAAGTGATCGAGGAGTTGTTTCAGAGGATGATTGCCTGCGAGCTATTAGTAAGCTGAAG GTGTTGGGTAGTGGGTTTGAAGTAATTACTGTTGGAAAGAAAAAACTTGTTCGTTCAGTTCCAACTGAGTTGAACAAAGACCACAACGAAATTCTAGAACTTGCCCAG GCTCAAGGATTTGTGACAGTCGATGAAGTAGAGAGACGATTATCTTGGAGTTCTGGCCGAGCCATTGATGCCCTCGATACATTACTTGAT CTGATGCAGGAAGGACTTGCTATGATTGATGATGGCCATAGAGATGGTAGACGGAGGTACTGGTTTCCTTGTGTGTCTCCTATCTCATCTTCAACAGCAGTTGATTCCTAA
- the LOC114187133 gene encoding probable folate-biopterin transporter 4 isoform X1 produces the protein MIQWTKQLNAAFGAAFLWLICLIYFTQGFRSFVWTAISYQLKDNLKLSPSASQFVFSVAFFPWSIKPLYGILSDCIPIKGRKRSPYLVIATVLSLVPWLVLGLNSSLRDSTWHLMVLLTAQNLGSAMADVVVDAMIAEAVRFDRASFAGDLQSISWFSMALGGICGSLLGGYALSNLRIDVIFLLFCVLPCIQLLSCCFVDENSLNSKVSQEDSIVTDSHMNTLDEDIPLTKKSHSNTRRRKKGKKNPKGRSVNSRNSRTSKKEDSLVSKWFHSLKEAIYDLCRAFRQPMIWRPMSWFFLAHITIPDLSTVIFYFETEVLKLEASFLGTAKVVGWMGLMLGTFVYNRFLKYMTLRKILMCAHIALAFLSLLQIVVVSRKNIAFGISDKIMVLFGSALADGVNQFKFMPFLILSGQLCPPGIEGTLFALFMSINNLGSTLGSFLGAGLASVLNIDSGSFDNLLLGIIIRSLCNFIPVAFLFLIPKEATGSST, from the exons ATGATCCAATGGACGAAGCAGTTGAATGCTGCATTTGGGGCTGCCTTTCTTTGGTTGATTTGCTTGATTTACTTCACCCAG GGTTTTAGGTCTTTTGTGTGGACAGCGATTTCCTACCAGCTTAAAGATAATCTGAAGTTGTCACCTTCAGCTTCCCAATTTGTGTTTTCAGTAGCGTTTTTTCCATGGAGCATTAAACCATTATATGG AATACTTTCTGATTGCATTccaattaaaggaagaaaacGGAGTCCCTACTTAGTGATTGCTACTGTGCTTTCCCTAGTGCCATGGTTGGTTTTAGGCTTAAATTCAAGCTTGAGGGATTCAACATGGCACCTGATGGTATTGTTGACTGCACAAAACTTGGGCTCAGCCATGGCGgatgttgttgttgatgcaATGATAGCCGAGGCAGTAAGATTTGACCG GGCCTCCTTTGCAGGAGATCTCCAGTCAATATCATGGTTTTCTATGGCTTTGGGAGGAATATGTGGGAGTTTGTTAGGAGGATATGCATTATCCAATTTGCGGATAgatgttatttttcttctattttgtgTGCTACCATGCATACAGTTATTATCATGCTGTTTTGTGGATGAGAACTCACTAAACAGCAAAGTTTCACAAGAGGATTCAATTGTAACAGATTCACATATGAATACTCTAGATGAAGATATTCCTTTAACGAAAAAGTCCCACAGCAAcacaagaagaagaaagaagggcAAAAAGAACCCAAAGGGGAGATCAGTAAATAGCAGAAATTCAAGGACTTCGAAAAAAGAGGACTCCTTGGTATCAAAGTGGTTCCATTCTTTGAAAGAAGCTATTTATGATTTGTGTCGTGCATTTAGACAGCCAATGATTTGGAG ACCTATGTCTTGGTTTTTCCTTGCTCACATTACCATTCCGGATCTTTCAACTGTCATCTTCTACTTTGAAACGGAGGTTTTAAAGTTAGAAGCATCTTTCCTTGGGACTGCAAAGGTTGTTGGTTGGATGGGACTTATGCTGGGAACCTTCGTCTATAATCGTTTCCTAAAGTATATGACCCTTCGAAAAATCCTCAT GTGTGCCCATATTGCGTTGGCCTTCTTGAGTCTTCTGCAGATTGTGGTGGTTTCTAGGAAAAATATTGCCTTTGGCATCTCAGACAAGATTATGGTGCTTTTTGGCTCAGCTCTTGCGGATGGTGTCAATCAATTCAA GTTTATGCCTTTCCTGATCTTATCTGGACAACTATGTCCTCCAGGAATTGAAGGGACTTTATTTGCCCTTTTCATGTCAATAAACAACTTGGGAAGCACACTAGGGTCTTTTTTGGGTGCTGGTTTGGCTTCTGTGTTGAACATTGATTCAGGATCATTTGACAATCTTCTCTTGGGCATCATAATTCGTTCCTTGTGCAATTTCATCCCAGTTGCTTTTCTGTTTCTTATACCAAAAGAAGCTACTGGTTCATCAACATAG
- the LOC114188816 gene encoding LOW QUALITY PROTEIN: purple acid phosphatase 18-like (The sequence of the model RefSeq protein was modified relative to this genomic sequence to represent the inferred CDS: inserted 2 bases in 1 codon) has product MMMIDSXEVHCCRADPTLLPEVCVDTQMELKLLLTVLLIHSATVAADYIRPPPRKALHLPWHSQPSSYPQQVHISLAGDQHMRVTWITDDNSAPSIVEYGTLPGQYGSVAEGETTSYSYVLYNSGKIHHAVIGPLEHDSVYYYRCGGQGPEFQLRTPPAQLPITFAVAGDLGQTEWTKSTLDHIDQCKYNVHLLPGDLAYADYIQHRWDSFGRLVQPLASARPWMVTQGNHEVESIPLLKDGFVSYNSRWKMPFEESGSNSNLFYSFEVAGAHIIMLGSYADYDEYSEQYRWLKEDLSKVDRKRTPWLLVLFHVPWYNSNKAHQGEGADMMAAMEPLLNAASVDLVLAGHVHAYERSKRVYNGRVDPCGSVHITIGDGGNNEGLAHRYINPQPIWSEFREASFGHGELKIVNSTHAFWSWHRNDDDEPVKSDDIWITSLISSGCVDQKRNELRNKLMTP; this is encoded by the exons atgatgatgatagaTTC TGAAGTACATTGTTGTCGTGCTGATCCAACGTTGTTGCCAGAGGTTTGTGTTGACACACAAATGGAACTGAAACTTCTTCTAACCGTTTTATTGATTCATTCTGCAACTGTTGCTGCTGATTACATTCGACCTCCGCCTCGAAAAGCCTTGCATCTTCCATGGCATTCTCAACCCTCCTCTTACCCTCAACAG GTACACATTTCTTTAGCAGGAGACCAGCACATGAGAGTTACTTGGATCACTGATGATAATTCTGCACCTTCAATTGTAGAATATGGAACACTGCCAGGGCAATATGGCTCTGTAGCTGAAGGAGAGACCACCTCTTACAGTTATGTGCTCTATAACTCAGGAAAGATACACCATGCCGTTATTGGTCCTTTAGAACATGATTCTGTGTACTATTATCGATGCGGTGGACAAGGTCCCGAGTTCCAGCTCAGAACTCCTCCAGCTCAACTTCCAATCACTTTTGCTGTGGCTGGGGATTTGGGTCAAACTGAATGGACTAAATCAACATTGGATCACATTGACCAATGCAAGTATAATGTTCACCTACTTCCAGGAGATCTTGCATATGCTGATTATATCCAGCATCGCTGGGACTCGTTTGGTAGGCTAGTGCAGCCACTTGCTAGTGCAAGACCATGGATGGTAACACAAGGGAACCATGAAGTAGAGAGCATACCTTTGTTAAAGGATGGGTTTGTGTCCTATAattccagatggaaaatgcCATTTGAGGAAAGCGGATCCAATTCAAATCTCTTTTATTCATTTGAAGTTGCAGGTGCTCACATTATCATGCTTGGGTCCTATGCAGATTATGATGAATACTCTGAACAATATAGATGGCTCAAG GAAGATCTTTCAAAGGTGGACAGGAAAAGGACACCTTGGTTGCTTGTGTTATTTCATGTGCCATGGTATAATAGTAACAAGGCTCATCAAGGTGAAGGGGCTGATATGATGGCAGCTATGGAGCCATTGCTTAATGCTGCTAGCGTCGATTTAGTTCTTGCTGGTCATGTGCATGCTTATGAACGCTCG AAACGTGTATACAATGGAAGAGTTGACCCTTGTGGTTCAGTCCATATAACTATTGGTGATGGAGGAAACAACGAAGGCTTAGCTCATAG ATATATAAATCCACAGCCAATATGGTCAGAATTCCGTGAAGCCAGTTTTGGTCACGGTGAGCTAAAGATTGTAAACTCTACACATGCTTTCTGGAGTTGGCACAGGAATGACGATGATGAGCCGGTAAAATCTGATGATATCTGGATAACCTCTTTGATCAGCTCAGGATGTGTTGATCAGAAGAGAAATGAACTCAGGAATAAACTTATGACACCTTAA
- the LOC114188476 gene encoding disease resistance RPP13-like protein 4, translating to MSFRTNPKKAIPFVLKRLRMTRTTCKTLDKSCDDKLEKLTSQIDQIKDLFMAVKGNEDELLDTLALLDRHLRTIGNIDKEKFQSDMETISQRIKDSTEKLLPKGWASQGETQASVSPKVTTSSSQDHKTAELHSIPSSSQHKDELHEENLSQKVEVSFEKLETHLKPCLLSLLVFPEDAVINKRHTIYWWIGEGFVRSSGEKTAEEVGEGVVEELLNCQMIVAYGNGLNPVVKKFKINPRIRVELMTLDSEKTLSFQEFSNQRAWLEQRKVVLGGDDKDNLKPKQWKTIFNVGASYLSFEPEWLAKMKSLEVLQLGRWQDSPSHHIEVASEEFLNELRVHKRLKYLSLRGISRIPELPPSIAQLENLEILDLKACHSLEALPTNIASMKSLTHLDVSECYLLDSMPKGIEKLTQLEVLKGFVIGSSSKTPCRISDLANLKKLKRFSVHIGSEAVIQEMEFESLKELSAVKCVKISWGVSGEKYSDIQVLFPSSLEKLDLEGFPGSAIPEWLKPSRVPGAMRKLYIKGGKLKSLDHGEICHKWHVEILRLRYLKQLQIEERKLHKLFPSLRYVERTKVLNHSFPEWRLEE from the coding sequence ATGTCTTTTCGAACAAACCCTAAGAAAGCAATCCCTTTTGTGCTGAAGCGTCTGAGGATGACCAGGACCACCTGCAAGACACTGGACAAATCATGTGATGACAAGTTGGAAAAGTTGACTTCCCAAATAGACCAAATCAAGGATTTGTTCATGGCAGTGAAGGGGAATGAAGATGAACTCCTTGACACTTTAGCACTCCTAGATCGCCATCTTCGCACCATAGGTAACATAGACAAGGAGAAGTTTCAGTCTGACATGGAAACTATTTCCCAAAGAATCAAGGACTCAACTGAGAAGTTGCTGCCAAAGGGTTGGGCTAGTCAAGGAGAAACACAAGCATCTGTTTCACCAAAAGTAACAACATCATCATCTCAGGATCACAAGACTGCAGAGTTGCACTCAATTCCCTCTTCAAGCCAACACAAGGATGAGTTGCATGAAGAAAACTTGAGTCAGAAAGTTGAGGTCAGTTTTGAAAAACTTGAAACACATCTAAAACCTTGCTTGCTGTCTCTCCTAGTTTTCCCTGAAGATGCTGTCATAAACAAAAGACACACAATTTACTGGTGGATTGGAGAGGGTTTTGTGAGAAGTTCGGGAGAGAAAACAGCAGAGGAAGTAGGTGAGGGAGTGGTTGAAGAGCTTCTGAATTGTCAAATGATTGTAGCTTATGGTAATGGTTTGAATCCCGTtgtgaaaaagttcaaaatcaaTCCTCGTATCCGTGTTGAGTTGATGACATTAGATTCAGAAAAAACGTTGTCTTTCCAAGAATTCTCAAATCAACGAGCTTGGTTAGAGCAACGTAAAGTTGTACTAGGTGGTGATGATAAGGATAATTTAAAACCTAAGCAGTGGAAAACTATATTCAATGTTGGTGCGAGCTATCTGAGTTTTGAGCCTGAATGGTTGGCTAAAATGAAGAGTTTAGAAGTGCTTCAACTTGGTCGGTGGCAAGATTCACCTTCACATCACATTGAAGTGGCGAGTGAAGAATTTCTGAATGAGTTGAGGGTTCATAAGAGATTGAAGTATCTTAGTCTGAGAGGGATATCAAGAATACCCGAGTTGCCACCCTCCATTGCACAGCTTGAGAACTTAGAAATCCTTGacctcaaagcatgccacagTTTGGAAGCACTTCCAACAAACATTGCATCAATGAAAAGTCTGACACATTTGGATGTATCAGAATGTTACTTGCTGGACAGCATGCCAAAGGGGATTGAGAAGCTCACTCAGCTGGAAGTACTGAAAGGATTTGTGATAGGAAGTTCTAGCAAGACACCATGCAGAATCTCAGATCTTGCAAATCTGAAGAAACTGAAGAGATTCAGTGTACATATTGGAAGTGAGGCTGTGATACAAGAGATGGAATTTGAAAGCCTGAAGGAGTTGAGTGCAGTTAAGTGTGTAAAAATATCATGGGGTGTGTCTGGAGAAAAGTACAGTGATATTCAGGTTCTTTTCCCATCAAGTTTGGAGAAGTTGGACCTTGAAGGGTTTCCCGGATCAGCAATTCCGGAGTGGTTGAAGCCTAGCAGGGTACCGGGGGCAATGAGGAAGCTGTATATAAAGGGAGGAAAACTGAAAAGTTTGGATCATGGTGAGATTTGCCATAAGTGGCATGTGGAGATTTTGCGTCTCAGGTACCTAAAGCAACTTCAGATTGAGGAGCGAAAATTGCACAAGTTGTTTCCTTCACTAAGGTATGTTGAAAGAACAAAGGTCCTGAATCATTCTTTCCCGGAATGGAGACTTGAAGAGTGA
- the LOC114187574 gene encoding fatty acid desaturase 4, chloroplastic: MYSLPQHKHTPNLHLKVCKNNSPFHPFRVYCSATSTPKSNVKPLVIEPRLVPVVPRVITTIDEHRPMNNDTGLQSTWSHRAWVTIGCTTLLISLGESIKGAMDSNMWVEPIIASWVGYILADLGSGVYHWAIDNYGDGSTPVVGAQIEAFQGHHKWPWTITRREFANNLHALARAVTFAVLPIAIFCHDPVVQGFVGVCSGCIMFSQQFHAWAHGTKSRLPPLVVALQEAGVLVSRSQHGAHHRPPYNNNYCIVSGVWNEFLDKHKVFEAMEMVLYFKTGVRPRSWTEPAPEWIEEIQTSSQIQTQ, from the coding sequence ATGTATTCCTTACCCCAACACAAGCATACACCAAACTTGCACCTTAAAGTTTGCAAGAATAACTCACCATTTCACCCATTTCGGGTGTATTGTTCCGCCACTTCTACCCCCAAATCCAATGTCAAGCCATTGGTCATTGAGCCTAGACTCGTGCCTGTGGTACCAAGGGTCATCACCACCATCGATGAACATCGTCCAATGAACAATGACACTGGTTTGCAATCAACATGGTCTCATAGAGCATGGGTGACAATTGGGTGCACAACTTTGCTCATTTCCTTGGGAGAGTCTATAAAGGGTGCAATGGATTCGAACATGTGGGTTGAACCGATTATAGCAAGTTGGGTTGGTTACATTTTAGCTGATCTTGGATCTGGGGTTTACCATTGGGCTATTGACAATTATGGTGATGGCTCCACCCCAGTTGTTGGAGCTCAAATTGAAGCCTTTCAAGGTCATCACAAGTGGCCTTGGACTATTACCAGACGTGAATTTGCTAACAATTTGCATGCTTTGGCACGTGCAGTGACCTTCGCTGTGCTTCCTATAGCTATATTTTGTCATGACCCCGTTGTTCAAGGATTTGTTGGAGTGTGCTCAGGCTGCATCATGTTCAGCCAACAGTTTCATGCGTGGGCACATGGCACGAAGAGCCGGCTTCCGCCACTCGTGGTGGCGCTGCAAGAGGCCGGCGTGCTCGTGTCACGGTCCCAGCATGGTGCACACCACCGGCCACCGTATAACAACAACTACTGTATAGTGAGTGGAGTGTGGAATGAGTTTTTGGACAAGCATAAGGTGTTTGAAGCCATGGAAATGgtattgtattttaaaactgGGGTTAGGCCTAGGTCATGGACTGAACCTGCCCCGGAGTGGATTGAGGAGATTCAGACCTCTTCTCAAATTCAAACCCAATGA
- the LOC114186543 gene encoding tryptophan synthase beta chain 2, chloroplastic: MANQHTGSVHSQQPDSFGRFGRFGGKYVPETLMSALTELEAAFDSVASDEHFQKELAEILRDYVGRESPLYFAERLTRHYARDGEGPEVYLKREDLNHTGAHKINNAVAQALLAKRLGKKRVVAETGAGQHGVATATVCARFELECVVYMGARDMERQALNVFRMRLLGAEVREVHSGTATLKDATSEAIRDWVTNVETTHYILGSVAGPHPYPMMVREFQAVIGKETRKQALEKWGGKPDVLVACVGGGSNAMGLFHEFIDDEEVRLIGVEAAGLGLESGKHAATLTKGEVGVLHGAMSYVLQDDDGQIIEPHSISAGLDYPGVGPEHSFLKDEGRAEYYSVTDEEALEAFQRLSRLEGIIPALETSHALAYLETLCPTLPNGTKVVVNCSGRGDKDVQTALSYLH; this comes from the exons ATGGCGAACCAACACACCGGTTCGGTTCACTCTCAGCAACCCGACTCATTTGGCCGATTCGGCCGGTTCGGTGGCAAGTACGTCCCTGAAACCCTCATGTCCGCCCTCACTGAACTCGAGGCCGCATTCGACTCCGTCGCTTCCGACGAACATTTTCAG AAGGAGCTCGCGGAAATTCTGCGGGACTACGTGGGTCGCGAGAGCCCCCTCTACTTCGCGGAAAGGCTCACGCGCCACTACGCGCGTGACGGGGAAGGACCTGAGGTGTATCTGAAGAGGGAGGACCTGAACCACACCGGCGCGCACAAGATCAATAATGCGGTTGCTCAGGCTTTGCTGGCGAAGAGGTTGGGGAAGAAAAGGGTCGTTGCCGAAACTGGTGCAGGGCAGCATGGGGTGGCTACTGCTACTGTGTGTGCGAGGTTTGAGTTGGAGTGTGTGGTATATATGGGGGCGAGGGATATGGAGAGACAGGCTCTTAATGTGTTCAGAATGCGGCTTCTTGGTGCTGAG GTTAGAGAAGTTCATTCAGGGACTGCTACACTGAAGGATGCTACATCAGAAGCTATAAGGGATTGGGTGACCAATGTGGAGACAACACATTATATTTTGGGTTCTGTTGCTGGGCCACATCCCTATCCAATGATGGTAAGAGAGTTTCAAGCGGTgattggtaaagaaacaagaaaacaagCATTGGAAAAGTGGGGTGGGAAGCCAGATGTTCTTGTAGCATGTGTTGGCGGTGGTTCAAATGCTATGGGACTTTTCCATGAATTTATCGATGATGAAGAGGTTAGACTGATTGGTGTGGAGGCTGCAGGGTTAGGCCTAGAAAGTGGTAAGCATGCAGCTACATTAACAAAAGGAGAAGTTGGGGTTTTGCATGGAGCTATGAGCTATGTTTTGCAGGATGACGATGGGCAAATAATTGAGCCTCACTCTATCAGTGCAGG GTTGGACTACCCTGGAGTTGGACCAGAGCACAGCTTCTTGAAAGATGAAGGGCGTGCTGAATACTATAGTGTTACTGATGAAGAAGCACTGGAAG CCTTTCAGAGATTATCTCGGCTGGAAGGTATTATTCCAGCTTTGGAGACATCTCATGCTCTTGCATATTTGGAGACACTCTGCCCTACCCTTCCAAATGGAACTAAGGTTGTGGTTAATTGCAGTGGCAGAGGGGATAAGGATGTTCAAACTGCTCTCAGCTACCTGCATTAA